A stretch of DNA from Deinococcus radiophilus:
AGACGGCCCCATCAATCTTGATGGGGCCGTCTGTAGGTTTTTCCCGTCTAGGACAATGTGAAACTGAAGTTGTCACCTACTGAGCTGATTCAGCCGCCGCCTGAGTGATAGTGTCATGTTGCTTGGCCGTGAATTGGAGATATAAAGTTTGATATTCCATAGACGCAATCGTAAGGCAGACTTGGCTTAGGCTTTAGCTTTCTTGCCACGCGGTTTAGCAGGCTTTCTCTGTACCTTTTCCTCGGTCTCTCCCTCTACTGGTGCACCCGAGTCCACTGTCTGCTGGGTATCTGTTACAGCCGGAGGAATAAGGAAACTAGGCAGCATAAATCCTGCCCATCCAAAGCGCTGAGTGAGATTCAAAACCAGCTCACGCATGAATGGCCAAACATGCAGAGGAGCATTACGCCGAACGAACTGGTCAACAACTCCTTCAGACAATTCTTCAACGGACTGATAAGCCATCCGATACATACAGCGGAACTGTCCAACCTCTTCTCCGCCCTCTGTCAGGAAGCCCAATTGAAGTTGAGCCTCAACCACAAAGGTACGTGCTTCGGCATCAGACTGCAGGCACCTCGTTTCAAACTGACTGTCCACCTGAAGGGTAATCTGTTCAGTATCGGAGGGCTGCACTTGGGCACTGACCTCACCCAATTCCATACGAATAGGCTGTACACCTGCCACAAAGCGGTTATAGGTCGCGCTGTCGAGTGTAGGCAAGGCAGCTTGTTCCTCGGCACGTGCCATAGCCTCAGCCACCTACCTTGCGTTTCCCAGTTGTTTGTTGGACAGCTCCATCACTTTGAAACTGGGGAGTAAAACGAATATTTTGACCCGATGAACGAGAGAGAATCTGGGTAAATGTCGCCTTGATGGTTCCATGGCAGGACTCTTCCTCAAAATGCCGAAACGAAACTTCGGCCACATCTTGAGTCGCACTGGCCTGACGGCGACCCACTTTCTCCTCCAACGCTTGTTCGACTAATGAATTAAGACTCAGTCCAGCTGAGGCAGCTGTAGCAACAGCCTGAGCATGTAACAGTGGAGAAATACGGACATTAAACTTGCCACTCATGGGCTTCTCTGGCTCGCGCCCCAATTCGGCAC
This window harbors:
- a CDS encoding type II toxin-antitoxin system HicB family antitoxin; protein product: MTTLEYKGYVGSVTFDAEAEILHGTVVNTRDVITFQGKSVSETKAAFEDSVEDYLEFCAELGREPEKPMSGKFNVRISPLLHAQAVATAASAGLSLNSLVEQALEEKVGRRQASATQDVAEVSFRHFEEESCHGTIKATFTQILSRSSGQNIRFTPQFQSDGAVQQTTGKRKVGG